From Streptomyces griseorubiginosus, one genomic window encodes:
- a CDS encoding chorismate synthase → MTPVSIRTVHDVAGLDAVSAYFGEVWRTPRTAPPYPAEVLHSLVHSGGAVHAAHEGERLAGAAVAVFGPPAAQEAYSLVAAAEPGRGEAVKQAQRAWALGLGARTMRWTFDPLIGRNARFNLVKLGARGTEYLVDFYGPMTDGVNGGDESDRLTVTWDLTAPGRSYDDGDRSYGGSDREAAPATHRGPDGATLARRDLADLRIWCRVPDDVVKLRAAEPVLALRWRRAVREVFTEAFGQGFRATGMSRDGWYTLTREGTE, encoded by the coding sequence ATGACCCCAGTGAGCATCCGTACCGTCCACGACGTCGCCGGCCTCGACGCCGTCAGCGCGTACTTCGGCGAGGTGTGGCGGACCCCGCGCACGGCCCCGCCCTATCCGGCCGAGGTGCTGCACAGCCTGGTCCACTCGGGTGGCGCGGTGCACGCCGCCCACGAGGGGGAGCGGCTCGCCGGGGCCGCCGTGGCGGTGTTCGGGCCGCCCGCCGCCCAGGAGGCGTACTCGCTGGTCGCGGCCGCGGAGCCGGGGCGCGGGGAGGCGGTGAAGCAGGCCCAGCGGGCGTGGGCGCTCGGTCTCGGCGCCCGCACCATGCGCTGGACCTTCGACCCGCTGATCGGCCGCAACGCCCGCTTCAACCTGGTCAAGCTGGGCGCGAGGGGCACCGAGTACCTCGTCGACTTCTACGGCCCCATGACGGACGGCGTGAACGGCGGCGACGAGAGCGACCGGCTGACGGTGACGTGGGATCTGACGGCGCCGGGGCGGTCGTACGACGACGGTGATCGTTCGTACGGCGGCAGTGACCGTGAGGCCGCGCCCGCCACGCACCGCGGGCCCGACGGCGCGACCCTCGCCCGGCGCGACCTCGCCGACCTGCGGATCTGGTGCCGGGTCCCGGACGACGTGGTCAAGCTGCGGGCCGCCGAGCCGGTGCTCGCGCTGCGCTGGCGGCGGGCCGTGCGCGAGGTGTTCACGGAGGCCTTCGGGCAGGGGTTCCGGGCGACCGGGATGTCCCGCGACGGCTGGTACACGCTGACCCGGGAGGGGACGGAATGA
- the menC gene encoding o-succinylbenzoate synthase, producing MKLERVEVVHVEIPLVSPFRTSFGTMTTKDTFLLHVVTDTAEGWSEFAADPRPLYCSEFVAGAELVLRDFLVPRVAALPALTAAALGPAMARIKGHELAKAALETAVLDAELRSYGMPLAVYLGAVRDRVPAGVSVGIKESVPELLDAVEGYLDEGYVRIKLKIEPGWDLEPVRAVRERFGAGLPLQVDANTAYTLADAEHLRRLDEFGLLLIEEPLEENNLHGHARLQARLSTPVCLDESLHNARDTASAIAMDACRVVNVKPARVGGYLEARRIHDVARAHGVPVWCGGMLETGIGRAPNLALAALPGFTLPGDTSASARYFAEDLTEPFVLEDGHLPVPRTPGIGVEPLPDALRRFTRERRDLYGG from the coding sequence ATGAAGCTCGAACGCGTTGAGGTCGTCCATGTGGAGATTCCGCTGGTCAGCCCGTTCCGGACCTCCTTCGGCACGATGACGACCAAGGACACCTTCCTGCTGCACGTCGTCACCGACACCGCGGAGGGCTGGTCGGAGTTCGCCGCCGATCCGCGGCCGCTGTACTGCTCGGAGTTCGTGGCGGGCGCGGAACTCGTGCTGCGGGACTTCCTGGTGCCGCGGGTGGCGGCGCTGCCCGCGCTCACGGCGGCCGCGCTCGGGCCGGCCATGGCGCGGATCAAGGGCCACGAGCTGGCGAAGGCGGCCCTGGAGACGGCGGTCCTGGACGCGGAGCTGCGGTCGTACGGCATGCCGCTGGCGGTGTATCTGGGCGCGGTCCGCGACCGGGTGCCGGCGGGGGTGTCGGTGGGGATCAAGGAGTCCGTGCCGGAGCTTCTCGACGCCGTCGAGGGGTATCTCGACGAGGGGTACGTCCGGATCAAGCTGAAGATCGAACCCGGCTGGGACCTAGAGCCGGTACGGGCCGTGCGTGAGCGCTTCGGTGCCGGGCTGCCGCTCCAGGTCGACGCCAACACGGCGTACACGCTCGCGGACGCGGAACACCTGCGGCGCCTCGACGAGTTCGGGCTGCTGCTGATCGAGGAGCCGCTGGAGGAGAACAACCTGCACGGCCACGCACGGTTGCAGGCCCGGCTGTCGACCCCCGTGTGCCTCGACGAGTCCCTGCACAACGCCCGCGACACCGCCTCCGCGATCGCGATGGACGCCTGCCGGGTGGTCAATGTGAAGCCCGCGCGCGTGGGCGGATATCTGGAGGCTCGCCGCATCCACGACGTGGCCCGCGCGCACGGCGTGCCGGTGTGGTGCGGCGGCATGCTGGAGACGGGAATCGGCCGCGCCCCGAACCTCGCCCTCGCCGCCCTGCCCGGCTTCACCCTCCCCGGCGACACCTCCGCCTCCGCCCGCTACTTCGCCGAGGACCTCACCGAACCGTTCGTCCTGGAGGACGGCCACCTGCCGGTCCCACGA